The Pseudomonas saponiphila DNA window CAACGCCGAGGAGATTGCCCGCCGTGCCGGGCGTGGAATCGAAGTAGCGCAAATTGCTACCCGTACGCCAAAGCCTCAGTTCCAAACGACCGGTATTGCGATTACCAACGATGTCTTCGCCGTGGCCACCAATCCCGAGATCGATATCGTCATCGAGCTGGTGGGTGGCTACACCGTAGCTCGTGAGCTGGTGCTCAAGGCCATCGAGAACGGCAAGCACGTGGTCACCGCGAACAAGGCGCTGATCGCCGTGCACGGTAACGAGATCTTCGCCAAGGCCCAGGAGAAGGGCGTGATCGTGGCCTTCGAAGCTGCCGTGGCCGGTGGCATCCCGGTGATCAAGGCGATCCGCGAAGGGTTGTCGGCCAACCGCATCAACTGGCTGGCGGGGATCATCAACGGCACCGGCAACTTCATCCTTTCGGAAATGCGCGAGAAGGGCCGCACCTTCGAAGACGTGCTGGCCGAGGCCCAGGCCCTGGGTTACGCCGAAGCCGATCCGACCTTCGACGTCGAGGGCATCGACGCCGCGCACAAGCTGACCATCCTGGCGTCCATCGCCTTTGGCATCCCGCTGCAATTCGACAAGGCCTACACCGAAGGCATCACCAAGCTGACCACCGCCGACGTGAACTACGCCGAAGCCCTGGGCTACCGCATCAAGCACCTGGGCGTGGCGCGTCGCACCGAGGCGGGTATCGAGCTGCGGGTGCACCCGACCCTGATCCCGGCCGATCGGCTGATCGCCAACGTCAACGGCGTGATGAACGCGGTCATGGTCAATGGCGACGCTGCTGGTTCGACCCTGTTCTACGGCGCTGGCGCCGGCATGGAGCCGACCGCTTCCTCGGTGGTGGCCGACCTGGTGGACGTGGTTCGCGCCATGACCAGCGACCCGGAAAACCGCGTGCCGCACCTGGCCTTCCAGCCGGACTCCCTGTCCGATCACCCGATCCTGCCGATCGAGTCCTGCGAGAGCGCCTACTACCTGCGCATCCAGGCCAAGGATCACCCGGGCGTGCTGGCCCAGGTGGCAAGCATCCTCTCGGAGCGCGGCATCAACATCGAATCGATCATGCAGAAGGAAGTGGAAGAGCAGGACGGCCTGGTGCCGATGATCCTGTTGACCCACCGCGTTCTGGAGCAGCACATCAACGACGCGATTACTGCGCTGGAGGCCCTGCAGGGCGTCGTCGGCCCAGTGGTCCGCATCCGCGTCGAACATCTCAATTGAAGCAGCGGCAAGCTGCGAGTGCCAAGCGGCAAGCCAGAAGCGCAACTGCTCTGACTTGTCGCTTGTAGCTTGCAACTTGCAGCTCAAACCGAAGGTTTGTCCCCATGCGCTATATCAGTACTCGTGGCCAGGCACCGGCCCTGAATTTCGAAGATGTGCTGCTGGCCGGCCTGGCCAGCGACGGCGGTCTCTACGTACCGGAGAACCTGCCACGTTTCACCCAGGAAGAAATCGCTTCCTGGGCCGGCCTGCCGTATCACGAGCTGGCGTTCCGGGTCATGCGCCCGTTCGTCACCGGCAGCATTCCGGATGCCGATTTCAAGAAGATCCTCGAAGAAACCTACGGGGCCTTCTCCCATAACGCCATCGCGCCGCTGCGTCAGCTCAACGGCAACGAGTGGGTGCTGGAGCTGTTCCACGGTCCGACCCTGGCGTTCAAGGACTTCGCCCTGCAATTGCTGGGTCGCCTGCTGGACTACGTGCTGGAGAAGCGCGGCGAGCGCGTGGTGATCATTGGCGCCACCTCCGGTGACACCGGTTCGGCGGCCATCGAAGGCTGCAAGCGTTGCGACAACGTCGACATCTTCATCCTGCATCCGCACAACCGTGTATCGGAAGTGCAGCGCCGGCAGATGACTACCATCCTCGGCGAGAACATCCACAACATCGCCATCGAAGGCAACTTCGACGACTGCCAGGAAATGGTCAAGGCCAGCTTCGCCGACCAGGGCTTCCTCAAGGGCACGCGCCTGGTGGCGGTGAACTCGATCAACTGGGCGCGGATCATGGCCCAGATCGTCTACTACTTCCACGCGGCCCTGCAGCTGGGCGGCCCGGCGCGCTCCATCGCGTTCTCGGTGCCTACCGGCAACTTCGGCGACATCTTCGCCGGCTACCTGGCGCGCAACATGGGCCTGCCGATCAGCCAGCTGATCGTCGCCACCAACCGCAACGACATCCTGCACCGCTTCATGAGCGGCAATCAGTACGTCAAGGAAACCCTGCACGCGACCCTGTCGCCGTCCATGGACATCATGGTTTCGTCGAACTTCGAGCGCTTGCTGTTCGACCTGCACGGTCGCAATGGCGCCGCCCTGGCCGGCCTGATGGACAGCTTCAAGCAAGGTGGCGGTTTCAGCGTCGAGCAGGACCGCTGGACCGAAGCGCGCAAGCTGTTCGACTCCCTGGCGGTGAACGACGAGCAGACCTGCGAAACCATCGCCGAAGTCTTCGCCCAGACCGGCGAAGTGCTGGACCCGCACACCGCGATCGGCGTCAAGGCCGCCCGTGAGTGCCGCCGCAGCCTGGACACGCCGATGGTGATCCTGGGCACCGCGCACCCGGTGAAGTTCCCGGACGCGGTGGAGAAGGCCGGTGTCGGCAAGGCTCTGGAACTGCCGGCGCACCTGTCCGACCTGTTCCAGCGTGAAGAGCGTTGCACGGTCCTGGCCAACGACCTGAAAGCGGTGCAGGCTTTTGTCAGCCAGCACGGCAATCGTGGCAAGCCACTCTGATCCCTTGGTCTTGTCGTCCACGAAGCCCGTCTCCTGACGGGCTTTGTTTTTTCATGTGCAAGCTTGGCCCGCCAGGGGCAGGGAGGCCTGGATGATGCTTCGTCAAACTTACAGGGGGCGGCGTGTCCTGGGCCTGCTGGTGGCGGGCCTGCTGGGTTGGGCCCTGCTCTGGAGTATTGCGCTGGCCAGCACGGTGAAGAACCTGCCCTTCAAGCTGGTGCCGTCATTCGCCGATCTGGAACCCCTGACCTTGGCGCCCGCCGAGCGCCAATGGCTGGCGGCCCATCCACGTCTCAGGGTGGGAATCGCCATTGATGACTACCAGCCCATCGATATCACCCGGGACCGCAATCGTTATCAGGGCATCAGCGCTGATTACCTCGGTCTGGTGGGCGAGCGATTGGACGTGAAGATGGAAGTCCTGGGGTTTTCCGAGCGCGAGCAGGCGGTCGAAGCGCTGCGCAACGGCACCATCGATGTGCTGACCAGCGCCAATGGCTATGAGCGCGGCCTCTCGGGGCTGCGCTTCACCAGCGACTACATGCCCGACCGGGCCGTGGTGGTGGTACGCCGCGACGGCTCGAGCCCCAGTGATGATCTGGCCGGCAAGAAACTGGTGCTGCTGGACGGCTATGCCAACGCCGAACAAGTGCATGCGGCGTACCCGAACAGTCAGATCATGCTCTCGCCCAATCTTTACAGCGGCCTGGAAGCTTTGAACCAGGGCGACGCCGACGCCTTCATCGGCAATGAGATCATCGTGCGTGCCTACAAGGCCCTGCGTCCTTACCTGGCGGTGCGGATTGAGGATGAAAGCCGTTTGCCACCGACGGGCTTCGCCTTTGCCACCCGTGATGACAACGCCGTGCTGGCAGGCCTGCTGGAGCAGGCGCTGCAGAGCATCGATGAATCCTTGCAGCGGGAAATACAGGCCCGCTGGACCACCGGGCTGGGAGCGAACATATCGGGTGAGCGCATCGAGCTCAGCGCCGAGGAGCAGGCCTGGATTCTCCAGCACCCCCATGTGATGGTCGCGTCCCAGCAGTATCCGCCCAGCGTGTTCAAGGACAAGGAAGGGCGCTGGGCGGGTCTGAACATCGATTTGCTCAACCGCATCTCGCGCATGACCGGTCTGCATTTTGTGCACAAGGAGAGCCTCTCTACAGCACAGACCCTGGAGTTGCTGGAGAGCGGGCAGGCGCAGATGAACTCCACCTTGACCGCCAGTGAGGACCGGCGGCTGTTTCTGAATTTTTCCCATGCCTTTGGCGGTGCTGCCTGGGTGTTTGTCGTGCGTTCCGAGGATCGACGCCTGAGCAGCCTGGAACAGCTGGCCGGCGAGGTACTGGCGCTGCCGGCCCGCCATACCCTTGAAAGCTTTATCCGCCGTAACTACCCCGACATCCGCTTGCGCAGCGTCTCCAACTATGAAGAGGCTCGGGCCCTGGTGAGTAGCGGTGAGGCCCGGGCGACCATTCAGAACGAGGTTCAGGTTCAGGGTTTGAACCTGGCTGACGACGGACTGCGAGTGGGGCGCAGTGTCGAAGGCACCTGGTCTGCCGACGAGTTTGCCGTGCGCAAGGATCAGCCCGAACTGCTGAGCATCTTGAACAAGTCGCTTGAGGCGCTGCCAGTCGCGGAGCTCAGCGCCATCCGTCTCAAATGGCTGGGGGCCACGCCGGTGCCGATGCCGGCCTGGCAGCGAGTGCCGACCTGGGTGTATTGGGCTGTTGCCACGGCCCTGTTGTTCGGACTGGCGTCCCTGGCCTGGAGCAGTCGCCTCAAGCTGCAGATTCAGCAGCGCCTGAATGCCGAGAAGCGGCTCAACGATCAGTTGGCGTTCATGCGCGCGTTGCTCGATGGCATCCCCAACCCGATCTTTGTCCGAGACCTGGAGGGACGCCTGATTACCTGCAACAAGAGCTATGAGCAGCAATTGGGCACGAGCCTGGTGCGGATTTCGGAGCACCGTGACCGGCCGTTTCGGTTGATCGTGACCGGTCATTTCGCTAACGCGTGACCGCTCATTTCGGTAGCAACGTGACCGATTTTCCGCCTGTTCCGAAACAGGTGGTCACGGCTTACCGAAATCGCCGGTCACGACTTAGCGAAAGCCTTCCCCTTCGTTGCGCATGACCTGATGCGCCGCCATCCTCGACCGATTTCGGGAGAGGAAGATGGCGGCGCCGCGAGTAGCCATGCGAAACATCAAAGAATGTCTGCGCCTCAAGTTTGAGGCCGGCTTGTCCCACGAGAAGATTGCCCGTGCCTTGCAGCTGTCCAAGGGCGTGGTTAGCAAGTACATCGCGGCGGCGCGGGTGGCCGGGCTGGACTGGCCGGCGCTGGTGGCCATGGACGAGGCCGCGCTGGCGGCCGCCTTGTTTGCACCGACGTCGACGAACAAGCCGCGCGGTGAGCGAGTGCTGCCCGATGTGCTGAGCATCCACCGCGAGTTGCGACGCAAGGGCGTGACCTTGCAGCTGCTGTGGGAGGAATATCTCGCCGCGCATGCGGGCCAGCCGACCTACCGCTACACCCAGTTCGTCGAGCACTACCGGCGCTACGCCCAGACGCTCAAACGTTCGATGCGTCAGCTGCACCGTGCGGGCGAGAAGCTATTCATCGACTATGCCGGGCCGACGCTGCCGGTGGTCGACCCGGCCACCGGCGAAGTGCGCCGGGCGCACATCTTCGTCGCCGCCCTGGGCGCCTCGAATTACACCTATGCCTGCGCGACGCCAGGCGAAACCCAGGTGGACTGGCTGACCTCGCTGGGCCAGGCTCTGACCTACTTTGGCGGCGTGCCGGAAATGGTTGTGCCGGACAATCCGCGCGCCCTGGTCGCCCAGCCGGATCGCTACGAGCCGGGCCTGAACCGGGCCACGCTGGAGTGCGCGCGTCATTACCAGACGGTGATCCTGCCGGCACGGCCACGCAAGCCTCAGGACAAGGCCAAGGCCGAGGTGGCGGTGCAGGTGGTCGAGCGCTGGATCATGGCGCGGCTGCGCCATCGGCAGTTCTTCAGCCTGCATGCGCTTAACCAGGCCATCGCCGAGCTGCTGGAGGATCTGAATCGGCGCCCGTTCAAGCGGCTCGATGGCTGCCGGCGCGACTGGTTCGAGCGCCTGGATCGCCCGGCCTTGCGAGCGCTGCCGGTGCATCCCTACGAGGTCGCCACCTTCAAGCGCTGCAAGGTCAGCATCGACTACCACATCGAGGTCAATGGCAGCTTCTACAGCGTGCCCTCCGCCCTGGCCCGGCAGAACGTGGACGTGCGACTGACGGCACACACCCTGGAAGTGCTGCATGGCAACCGGCGGGTGGCCAGCCACCTGCTGCTGGGGCGACGCGGCGCTTACAGTACCCAGCGCGAGCACATGCCCGCGGCGCACCAGGCGCATCGCGAATGGACGCCACAACGCCTGCTCGACTGGGGCGCGCGGATCGGCCCCTACACGCGCCAACTGATCGATCACCAACTGACCCACAAGCCGCACCCGGAGATGGGCTACCGCGCCTGCCTCGGCCTGCTCTCGCTGGCCCGGCGCTATGGCAATGCACGCCTGGAAGCCGCTGCCGAACGTGCCGTACACCTGCGCGCCTTCACCGGGCGCAGCGTGCGCAACCTGCTCCAGCAAGGCCTGGATCAACAGCCGCTGCCCCAGCGTGCCGCCGAAACGACCTTACCCGGCGACCACGAGAACGTCCGTGGCGCCGACTACTACCAACCCCCGCAACAGGAGCTGTTCGATGATGCCGCAACACACCCTGAATCAACTGCACCAGCTACGCCTGGACGGCATGGCCCGCGCCCTGGAAGAGCAATGGACGCTGCCGGCCAGCCACAGCCTGAGCTTCGATGAACGCCTCGGCCTACTGCTCGACCGCGAACTGGCCTGGCGTGACAACCAGCGCCTGGTACGGCTGCGCAAGAAGGCCAAGCTCAAGTACGCCAACGCCTGCCTGGAAGATCTCGACCGCCGCACCGGACGCGCCCTGGACGAGCGTCTGATCGCCACCCTGGCCAGTGGCGACTGGATCCGCCAGCAGCACAACCTGCTGCTGACCGGCCCGACCGGTGCCGGCAAAACCTGGCTGGCCTGCGCCCTGGGCAACCAGGCCTGCCGCCAGGGCTATAGCACCCTGTACCTGCGCACCCCGCGCCTGCTGGAACAACTGCGCATCGCTCATGGCGACGGCAGCTTCGGCCGTACCCTGCAACAGCTGGCAAAGGTCGACGTCCTGGTGCTGGACGACTGGGCGCTAGCCCCGCTGGAGGAAGGAGCCCGGCATGACCTGCTGGAGGTGATCGACGACCGCGCTGGCAGCCGCTCCACCATCCTGACGAGCCAACTGCCCATCGAGCACTGGCACGGCTGGATCAACGACCCGACCCTGGCCGATGCCATCCTCGACCGCCTGGTGCACAACGCCTACCGACTGACGATGAAAGGCGAGTCGCTGCGCCGAAAAAAAGCCGAGGAACAAGCCGCATCGTGACCGATGCGATTACAATCCAGAACCCGCGCAACCGGGGTGGAAGCACCGGTCACGTATTAGCGAAACGCTCGGTCACGTTCACCGAAATCCGCACCTGGAGCTGATTCGGGGGCGGCAATTGACCGAACTTGATCTGCTGCCCCCCGAGACGGCGCGCCTGATACATGCCGAGATCATGCAGTTGCTCGCTTCGGAGCAATCGGTGTTCACCGACCGGCAAGTGCAGACGCGCCACGGTCTGATACACGCTTATCAATGGACTGTGCCGTTCTACAGTGCCGAGGGGCACCTGCAGGGCCTGTTGGGTGGCTGGATCGACATTACCGAACGCAAGCATCTGGAGAATCAGTTGCTGGATGCGCGCCAGGCGGCGGATCAGGCCAACGCCGCGAAAAGTGCTTTTCTCTCCACCATGAGCCATGAGATCCGCACGCCGATGACCGCGATCGTTGGCCTGCTTGAGCTGGAAAAGGAGCAGGCGAGGATTCGCGGCGTGCCGTTTTCCGAGGCTTTGCGGGTGGCTTATCAGTCTGCCCAGGAGCTGATCAGCCTGATGGGGGAT harbors:
- the istA gene encoding IS21 family transposase — its product is MAAPRVAMRNIKECLRLKFEAGLSHEKIARALQLSKGVVSKYIAAARVAGLDWPALVAMDEAALAAALFAPTSTNKPRGERVLPDVLSIHRELRRKGVTLQLLWEEYLAAHAGQPTYRYTQFVEHYRRYAQTLKRSMRQLHRAGEKLFIDYAGPTLPVVDPATGEVRRAHIFVAALGASNYTYACATPGETQVDWLTSLGQALTYFGGVPEMVVPDNPRALVAQPDRYEPGLNRATLECARHYQTVILPARPRKPQDKAKAEVAVQVVERWIMARLRHRQFFSLHALNQAIAELLEDLNRRPFKRLDGCRRDWFERLDRPALRALPVHPYEVATFKRCKVSIDYHIEVNGSFYSVPSALARQNVDVRLTAHTLEVLHGNRRVASHLLLGRRGAYSTQREHMPAAHQAHREWTPQRLLDWGARIGPYTRQLIDHQLTHKPHPEMGYRACLGLLSLARRYGNARLEAAAERAVHLRAFTGRSVRNLLQQGLDQQPLPQRAAETTLPGDHENVRGADYYQPPQQELFDDAATHPESTAPATPGRHGPRPGRAMDAAGQPQPELR
- the thrC gene encoding threonine synthase; amino-acid sequence: MRYISTRGQAPALNFEDVLLAGLASDGGLYVPENLPRFTQEEIASWAGLPYHELAFRVMRPFVTGSIPDADFKKILEETYGAFSHNAIAPLRQLNGNEWVLELFHGPTLAFKDFALQLLGRLLDYVLEKRGERVVIIGATSGDTGSAAIEGCKRCDNVDIFILHPHNRVSEVQRRQMTTILGENIHNIAIEGNFDDCQEMVKASFADQGFLKGTRLVAVNSINWARIMAQIVYYFHAALQLGGPARSIAFSVPTGNFGDIFAGYLARNMGLPISQLIVATNRNDILHRFMSGNQYVKETLHATLSPSMDIMVSSNFERLLFDLHGRNGAALAGLMDSFKQGGGFSVEQDRWTEARKLFDSLAVNDEQTCETIAEVFAQTGEVLDPHTAIGVKAARECRRSLDTPMVILGTAHPVKFPDAVEKAGVGKALELPAHLSDLFQREERCTVLANDLKAVQAFVSQHGNRGKPL
- a CDS encoding homoserine dehydrogenase, translated to MNPVKVGICGLGTVGGGTLNVLQRNAEEIARRAGRGIEVAQIATRTPKPQFQTTGIAITNDVFAVATNPEIDIVIELVGGYTVARELVLKAIENGKHVVTANKALIAVHGNEIFAKAQEKGVIVAFEAAVAGGIPVIKAIREGLSANRINWLAGIINGTGNFILSEMREKGRTFEDVLAEAQALGYAEADPTFDVEGIDAAHKLTILASIAFGIPLQFDKAYTEGITKLTTADVNYAEALGYRIKHLGVARRTEAGIELRVHPTLIPADRLIANVNGVMNAVMVNGDAAGSTLFYGAGAGMEPTASSVVADLVDVVRAMTSDPENRVPHLAFQPDSLSDHPILPIESCESAYYLRIQAKDHPGVLAQVASILSERGINIESIMQKEVEEQDGLVPMILLTHRVLEQHINDAITALEALQGVVGPVVRIRVEHLN
- the istB gene encoding IS21-like element IS1474 family helper ATPase IstB translates to MMPQHTLNQLHQLRLDGMARALEEQWTLPASHSLSFDERLGLLLDRELAWRDNQRLVRLRKKAKLKYANACLEDLDRRTGRALDERLIATLASGDWIRQQHNLLLTGPTGAGKTWLACALGNQACRQGYSTLYLRTPRLLEQLRIAHGDGSFGRTLQQLAKVDVLVLDDWALAPLEEGARHDLLEVIDDRAGSRSTILTSQLPIEHWHGWINDPTLADAILDRLVHNAYRLTMKGESLRRKKAEEQAAS